The [Eubacterium] siraeum genome contains a region encoding:
- the plsX gene encoding phosphate acyltransferase PlsX — protein MKIAIDAFGGDNAPDEVVKGAVDAVKEYGVDIVLTGDTKKLDECFERLGLSKDHITFEQADGVIEIEDNPKMILKEKKNCSMGVAMQMVADGRADAMISAGSTAALVMGGTLIVKRIKGVKRPSLTPVMPGLNNMYILLDGGANVDCRPDMLRQFAVMGSVYMNKIMGVDNPKVGLLNVGAEEEKGRELEQETYALLKNSTLNFTGNVEARNAALGEVDVVVTDGFTGNIYLKTVEGMGKFMKASLKKIFFRNLGTKIGAMFTMKGIKEISKQMDYRETGGSPLLGTAKPVLKAHGSSDALAFKNAVRQAKDFVERNVIAEMEKVLSENTEG, from the coding sequence ATGAAAATAGCTATAGACGCATTCGGCGGAGATAATGCGCCGGACGAGGTAGTAAAGGGTGCGGTTGACGCCGTAAAGGAGTACGGAGTTGACATTGTGCTGACGGGCGATACAAAGAAGCTCGACGAGTGCTTTGAAAGACTGGGGCTTTCAAAGGACCATATCACATTTGAGCAGGCTGACGGAGTTATCGAGATAGAGGATAACCCCAAGATGATATTAAAGGAAAAGAAGAACTGCTCTATGGGCGTGGCTATGCAGATGGTAGCTGACGGCAGAGCGGACGCTATGATAAGCGCAGGCAGTACGGCGGCTCTTGTTATGGGCGGTACTCTTATAGTAAAGCGTATAAAGGGCGTAAAGCGTCCGTCGCTGACACCTGTAATGCCCGGTCTTAATAATATGTATATACTGCTTGACGGCGGTGCAAACGTTGATTGCCGTCCTGATATGTTAAGGCAGTTTGCGGTTATGGGCAGTGTTTATATGAACAAGATAATGGGTGTTGACAACCCCAAGGTCGGACTGCTGAATGTCGGTGCAGAAGAAGAAAAGGGCAGGGAACTTGAACAGGAAACTTACGCTCTGCTCAAAAACAGCACGCTGAATTTCACGGGCAATGTCGAGGCGAGAAATGCGGCTTTAGGTGAGGTCGATGTTGTTGTAACGGACGGCTTTACGGGTAACATCTACCTTAAAACAGTAGAGGGTATGGGCAAGTTTATGAAGGCTTCGCTCAAGAAGATATTCTTCCGCAACCTCGGTACAAAGATAGGCGCAATGTTTACTATGAAGGGCATCAAGGAAATAAGCAAGCAGATGGACTACAGGGAAACAGGCGGTTCTCCGCTTTTAGGTACGGCAAAGCCTGTGCTTAAGGCGCACGGCAGCAGTGACGCTCTTGCGTTCAAGAATGCCGTAAGACAGGCCAAGGATTTCGTTGAGAGAAACGTTATCGCAGAGATGGAAAAGGTGCTGTCGGAAAATACGGAAGGTTGA
- the rnc gene encoding ribonuclease III has product MTELEQIIGYTFKNPELLKEALTHSSYTNGKHLRSNERLEFLGDSVLSIVVSEHLFENLTNLPEGQLTKIRASVVCENALYPFARKIDLGKYIFLGKGEEHTGGRDRHSILADAFEALIAAIYLDGGFEAARSFILPFIPPLDKLSTGKFLLGDYKTVLQEIIQQNPEERVTYEISDESGQAHNKQFTANVLLNGQIIGTGKGKSKKEAEQSAAKEAISLMGYETN; this is encoded by the coding sequence ATGACAGAGCTTGAACAGATAATAGGCTATACGTTCAAAAATCCCGAGCTTTTAAAAGAGGCTCTTACTCATTCATCATACACAAACGGAAAACATCTGCGCAGTAACGAGCGCCTCGAATTTTTAGGCGACAGCGTGCTGAGCATTGTTGTGTCTGAGCATCTTTTTGAAAATCTTACTAATCTGCCCGAAGGACAGCTTACCAAGATAAGAGCAAGCGTAGTGTGTGAAAATGCGCTTTATCCCTTTGCAAGAAAAATAGATTTAGGCAAGTATATTTTTCTGGGAAAAGGAGAAGAACATACGGGCGGCAGAGATCGCCACTCGATACTGGCGGACGCATTTGAGGCGCTTATTGCGGCAATATATCTTGACGGCGGATTTGAAGCGGCAAGAAGTTTCATACTGCCGTTTATACCGCCGCTTGACAAGCTGAGTACGGGTAAATTCCTGCTCGGAGATTACAAGACGGTATTGCAGGAGATAATCCAGCAGAACCCGGAGGAACGTGTTACCTATGAGATAAGTGACGAAAGCGGACAGGCGCATAACAAGCAGTTTACGGCGAATGTGCTTCTGAATGGTCAGATAATAGGCACGGGTAAGGGTAAGAGCAAGAAGGAAGCGGAGCAGAGCGCCGCAAAAGAGGCTATAAGCCTTATGGGATATGAAACAAACTAA
- a CDS encoding radical SAM protein, protein MKQTNISVFIPHYGCTHICSFCNQKTISGHSEPVTEKELESILEGQLENLKDSGTKAQIAFFGGSFTAIDRDYMIRLLTVAKRYTDAYPEQYDGIRCSTRPDCIDEEILGILKSYGMTAIELGAQSMNDEVLTANRRGHTAQDVRRASRLIKQSGFELGLQMMTGLYKDTEQYCIDTAKEFIALHCDTVRIYPTVILKNTELGRLHESGVYDSFTFEQTTRLCARLLDMFNKAGVAVIRMGLHASRDVEQEMVGGVYHPALREIAESILYLEKMNAVCEDGGKYVFYTDKRNISKIIGQGGANRNALSQRGISFKIKEEKGTDLRAERIG, encoded by the coding sequence ATGAAACAAACTAACATTTCGGTATTTATACCGCATTACGGCTGTACGCATATATGCAGCTTCTGCAATCAGAAAACGATAAGCGGACACAGCGAGCCTGTCACTGAAAAGGAACTTGAAAGCATACTTGAGGGACAGCTTGAAAATCTTAAAGACAGCGGTACAAAGGCGCAGATAGCGTTTTTCGGCGGCAGCTTTACCGCAATAGACAGGGATTATATGATAAGACTGCTGACGGTAGCCAAGCGTTATACAGACGCATACCCCGAGCAGTATGACGGTATACGCTGTTCTACAAGACCCGACTGCATTGATGAGGAGATACTCGGCATTCTTAAAAGCTACGGTATGACGGCGATAGAACTTGGCGCACAGAGTATGAACGACGAGGTGCTGACAGCTAACCGCAGAGGTCATACGGCACAGGACGTAAGACGTGCCTCACGGCTTATAAAGCAGAGCGGATTTGAACTCGGACTTCAGATGATGACGGGGCTGTATAAGGACACGGAGCAATACTGCATTGATACCGCAAAGGAGTTTATCGCACTCCACTGCGACACGGTGAGGATTTACCCTACTGTTATACTGAAAAATACCGAGCTTGGCAGACTGCACGAGAGCGGAGTGTATGACAGCTTTACCTTTGAGCAGACGACAAGGCTCTGTGCAAGGCTGCTCGATATGTTTAACAAGGCGGGGGTCGCAGTTATCCGTATGGGGCTTCACGCAAGCCGTGATGTTGAGCAGGAAATGGTCGGAGGGGTATATCATCCGGCACTGCGTGAGATAGCCGAGAGCATATTGTATCTGGAAAAGATGAACGCTGTGTGCGAGGACGGGGGAAAATACGTCTTTTACACGGACAAGCGTAATATAAGCAAGATAATCGGGCAGGGCGGAGCTAACCGCAATGCGCTTTCACAGCGTGGAATTTCCTTTAAGATAAAGGAAGAGAAAGGCACGGATCTCCGTGCGGAGAGGATCGGTTGA
- the smc gene encoding chromosome segregation protein SMC, which produces MFFKSMEIYGFKSFPDKTILHFDKRMTAVVGSNGNGKSNISDALRWVMGEQGAKSLRGDKMEDVIFHGTVRRKPMGFASVTLTIDNCDRALRVDSDEVVISRKLYRSGESEYKINGAKTLLKNINELFMGTGLGRDGYSVIGQGKVSEIVESGGSKRREVFEEAAGVSKFLAQKKDAENKLKRTEDNLLRIRDIASELETRLPVLEKQAAKAKKAKELLSREEDLDITVSMYELSALEKTISEAEDKLLLSKAECENLDRDIAKLEAEEEDNNNRRMTLRAELEKLKAGSDEAKDRISDIKAEIAVLRNDISHAQEAIAETEKQIEDGKSGKARLEEDKKNLENEIEEKQALIGRLKADSERLTEELTGIDAEGETLSGEYKELDEKQGRLYLKRTQLQLSVQQIEATSEQLSKRKEELTRTAENAAAEAKTQRIKLSDTDEELEQAKEEKAEAENKLTGYKKLFANKNDKLKTAGQTLETLRKEYETKASRHQVLDEIDKNMAGFQSSVKSVIMADRQGRLSGIRGTVADIISVDKRYTVAIEIALGGIMQNIVTDNEEAAKRSMRYLKENNLGRATFLPLTSVKGKMLEVGGLSNENGFEGMACDLAEYDGLYDGIVKSILGKTAVVEDIDTASFIAKKYGYRFKIVTLDGQVINAGGSFTGGSIRNDAGIIARKQELALLSEQIEELGVKIKAESEQLKPLQAEVAKMAEEMEGFSETVSQCEPKIARLEAQRDGIKQLLSQLTTQRDSAEEQLDAQERAENDGRKLLSDTKSQLESVLAEIEKNEEALSEQRSGLDKAEDKRKEIADRIQRNNMDVLTVNGDISNIRTRIEGIDASILALSDGGSEQLRKIEELKNGIEQKNEIIILKTAQTEEIAKTAGDNEKAIADNVSLTNAAEKRISEINKSIRELTEAKEKFSADLARQEERKGSAEGQTEKIISGLWDKYEMTRSEAKEHAKPVDDAGIFMLKAELAEIKRSIAALGSVNYSSIEELEEVSERYGVLAKQLKDVETSKTELESLIADLIKDIKQRFTESFDDINNHFGMLFSEIFGGGEARLQLSDPDDVLNSDVEIYAAPPGKVIKSLSLLSGGEKSMVALTIYLAILLHRPTPFCMLDEVDAALDEANVQKYATYLKRFSHNTQLMVITHRRGTIELCDVLYGVYMQEKGVSGLLRQEFSEEFLNEVENA; this is translated from the coding sequence ATGTTTTTTAAATCTATGGAAATATACGGGTTCAAATCGTTTCCCGATAAGACCATACTGCATTTTGACAAGAGAATGACCGCTGTTGTCGGAAGCAACGGCAACGGTAAAAGTAATATAAGTGACGCACTGCGCTGGGTAATGGGAGAGCAGGGCGCTAAAAGTCTGCGTGGAGATAAAATGGAGGACGTTATCTTTCACGGAACTGTACGCAGAAAGCCGATGGGCTTTGCGAGTGTAACGCTGACTATAGATAACTGTGACAGGGCGCTCAGGGTAGACAGTGACGAGGTGGTAATATCCCGTAAGCTGTACAGGAGCGGCGAATCGGAATATAAGATAAACGGAGCAAAGACACTGCTCAAGAATATAAACGAACTGTTTATGGGTACGGGTCTTGGCCGTGACGGATACAGCGTTATCGGTCAGGGCAAGGTGTCGGAGATAGTCGAATCTGGCGGAAGCAAGCGCCGTGAGGTTTTTGAAGAAGCGGCGGGCGTATCGAAATTCTTAGCGCAGAAAAAGGACGCAGAGAACAAGCTGAAGCGCACGGAGGACAATCTGCTCCGTATCCGTGATATAGCATCGGAGCTTGAAACAAGACTCCCTGTGCTTGAAAAGCAGGCGGCAAAGGCCAAAAAGGCGAAGGAACTGCTTTCGAGGGAAGAAGATCTTGATATAACGGTAAGTATGTACGAATTGTCCGCACTTGAAAAGACGATTTCGGAAGCGGAGGACAAACTACTTCTCAGCAAGGCGGAGTGCGAAAATCTCGACAGGGATATTGCAAAGCTGGAGGCTGAGGAAGAGGACAACAACAACCGCAGAATGACGCTCCGTGCCGAGCTTGAAAAGCTGAAAGCAGGAAGTGACGAGGCAAAGGATCGCATAAGCGATATAAAGGCTGAGATCGCCGTACTGCGCAACGATATTTCACACGCGCAAGAAGCTATTGCGGAAACCGAAAAGCAGATAGAGGACGGCAAGAGCGGCAAGGCAAGGCTTGAAGAAGATAAAAAGAACCTCGAAAACGAGATAGAGGAAAAGCAGGCTCTTATAGGTCGGCTGAAGGCGGACAGCGAACGGCTGACGGAGGAACTGACGGGAATCGACGCTGAGGGCGAAACGCTCTCGGGGGAGTACAAGGAACTTGACGAAAAGCAGGGTCGGCTGTATCTTAAAAGAACGCAGCTGCAGCTTTCGGTACAGCAGATAGAGGCAACCTCCGAACAGCTTTCAAAGCGTAAGGAGGAACTTACAAGAACGGCTGAGAATGCGGCGGCAGAAGCAAAGACGCAGAGAATAAAGCTCAGCGATACCGATGAGGAACTTGAACAGGCAAAGGAAGAAAAGGCCGAAGCCGAGAACAAGCTGACAGGATATAAAAAGCTGTTTGCAAATAAGAATGACAAGCTGAAAACGGCAGGTCAGACGCTTGAAACGCTACGCAAGGAGTACGAAACGAAAGCGTCACGCCATCAGGTGCTTGACGAGATAGACAAGAATATGGCGGGCTTCCAGTCAAGTGTAAAGTCGGTAATAATGGCGGACAGGCAGGGACGGCTCAGCGGTATAAGAGGTACTGTAGCCGATATAATCAGCGTGGACAAGCGTTATACGGTGGCTATTGAGATAGCACTGGGCGGTATAATGCAGAATATCGTTACCGATAACGAGGAAGCGGCAAAGCGCAGTATGCGTTATCTTAAGGAAAACAACCTCGGACGTGCGACATTCTTACCTCTTACAAGCGTAAAGGGAAAGATGCTCGAAGTCGGAGGGCTGAGTAATGAGAACGGCTTTGAGGGTATGGCGTGCGACCTTGCGGAATATGACGGGCTGTATGACGGGATAGTAAAATCCATACTCGGAAAGACGGCGGTCGTTGAGGATATTGATACGGCATCGTTTATTGCGAAGAAGTACGGATACCGTTTCAAAATAGTGACGCTTGACGGTCAGGTTATTAACGCAGGCGGTTCGTTCACGGGAGGCAGTATCAGAAATGACGCAGGTATAATCGCAAGAAAGCAGGAACTTGCTTTATTATCCGAACAGATAGAAGAACTCGGTGTGAAGATAAAAGCCGAAAGCGAACAGCTAAAGCCCTTGCAGGCGGAAGTCGCAAAGATGGCGGAGGAAATGGAGGGCTTTTCAGAAACCGTATCGCAGTGCGAGCCCAAGATAGCAAGACTTGAGGCACAGCGTGACGGTATAAAGCAGCTGTTGTCACAGCTTACAACACAGCGTGACAGTGCCGAGGAACAGCTTGACGCACAGGAAAGAGCCGAGAATGACGGCAGGAAGCTGCTTTCCGATACAAAGTCACAGCTTGAAAGCGTGCTTGCCGAAATCGAAAAGAACGAGGAGGCTCTGAGCGAGCAGAGAAGCGGACTTGACAAGGCGGAGGATAAGAGAAAAGAGATAGCCGACAGGATACAAAGGAACAATATGGATGTTCTGACGGTAAACGGCGATATATCCAACATCCGCACAAGGATAGAGGGTATAGACGCGTCTATCCTTGCACTGAGCGACGGCGGAAGCGAACAGCTCAGAAAAATTGAGGAGCTTAAAAACGGCATTGAGCAGAAGAATGAAATCATAATTCTGAAAACAGCTCAGACCGAAGAAATAGCAAAAACGGCAGGCGACAACGAAAAGGCAATCGCAGATAACGTATCGCTCACAAATGCGGCTGAAAAGCGTATCAGCGAGATAAACAAGTCGATAAGAGAACTTACCGAGGCGAAGGAAAAGTTCAGTGCAGACCTTGCCAGACAGGAAGAGCGTAAAGGCTCGGCGGAAGGTCAGACCGAGAAGATAATCTCGGGACTGTGGGACAAGTACGAGATGACACGCAGTGAGGCAAAGGAACATGCGAAGCCTGTAGATGACGCAGGCATATTCATGCTTAAGGCGGAGCTTGCCGAGATAAAGAGAAGCATTGCGGCACTGGGAAGCGTAAACTACAGCTCTATAGAAGAACTGGAGGAGGTTTCGGAGCGTTACGGCGTTCTTGCAAAACAGCTAAAGGACGTTGAAACCTCAAAGACGGAACTTGAAAGCCTTATTGCTGATCTTATAAAGGATATAAAGCAGAGATTCACGGAGAGTTTTGACGATATAAACAATCACTTCGGAATGCTGTTCAGCGAGATATTCGGCGGCGGCGAAGCAAGGCTTCAGCTGTCAGACCCGGACGATGTGCTGAACTCCGATGTTGAGATATATGCCGCACCTCCCGGAAAGGTAATAAAGAGCCTGTCGCTTCTTTCGGGCGGTGAAAAGTCGATGGTAGCGCTGACAATCTATCTTGCGATACTGCTTCACAGACCGACACCGTTCTGTATGCTTGATGAGGTCGATGCGGCACTTGACGAGGCAAACGTACAGAAGTACGCTACATATCTTAAGCGTTTCTCGCATAACACTCAGCTTATGGTAATAACGCACAGGAGAGGTACGATCGAACTGTGTGATGTGCTGTACGGCGTTTATATGCAGGAAAAGGGCGTATCGGGACTGTTAAGGCAGGAATTCAGCGAGGAATTTTTAAACGAGGTTGAAAACGCATAG
- a CDS encoding S41 family peptidase, whose product MNKLRVTALLLAVILAVGGIVLKICGYDAQTDFEPTLPLDTGLSSEQAQKDLKYVYDTVRAKHPVFLIDDGAEKRFGEVYIKLRRELMDKDSVTVNELWEKSAKLVCTLDDAHTIVTASGTQYVGDGGEISKAYESGTLLSIDGISADSMKEHFKKVFPCEPQVSFYADYMLGVALEYGSWLTLLGADVSDGIDVVFSGNKETKHFDMTDEPPERKQLELCSYKIDKENSLGIFTLNRCEMSAEYTDRLLEFFGAVRDNNIGNIAVDLRSNGGGTTEVINEFLRYINISDYKLFGGTDIRIGGNLISYRDEITPNKHVENAFDGKVYVLTSQYTFSSAMDFAMVIQDNGIGKVIGEMPGNMPTAYGDKLSFQLPESKLVLSVSYKKFYRVDINKSEEPLIPDCTVNADEALEKLVEYIK is encoded by the coding sequence ATGAACAAATTGAGAGTAACAGCTTTATTGCTTGCCGTTATTCTTGCGGTAGGCGGTATAGTGCTTAAAATCTGCGGTTATGACGCACAGACTGATTTTGAGCCGACACTGCCGCTTGATACCGGACTTAGCTCAGAGCAGGCACAAAAGGACTTAAAATATGTATATGACACGGTGAGGGCAAAACATCCCGTATTCCTTATTGACGACGGTGCGGAGAAAAGATTCGGCGAAGTATACATAAAGCTACGCAGAGAACTGATGGATAAGGACAGCGTGACGGTAAATGAACTGTGGGAGAAATCTGCCAAGCTTGTATGCACGCTTGACGACGCACATACGATAGTCACAGCATCGGGAACGCAGTATGTGGGTGACGGCGGAGAGATAAGCAAGGCGTATGAAAGCGGAACGCTCTTATCAATTGACGGCATATCGGCGGACAGCATGAAGGAACATTTCAAAAAAGTGTTCCCGTGCGAGCCGCAGGTCAGCTTCTATGCGGACTATATGTTAGGCGTGGCTCTGGAGTACGGTAGCTGGCTTACGCTTCTCGGTGCGGATGTATCCGACGGGATAGATGTTGTTTTCAGCGGTAATAAAGAAACAAAGCATTTTGATATGACGGACGAGCCGCCCGAAAGAAAACAGCTTGAGCTATGCTCATATAAGATCGACAAGGAGAATTCGCTCGGCATTTTCACACTCAACCGTTGTGAAATGTCAGCAGAATACACCGATAGGTTGTTAGAATTTTTCGGAGCGGTAAGAGATAACAATATCGGAAATATCGCCGTTGATTTAAGAAGCAACGGAGGCGGAACAACAGAAGTCATAAACGAATTTCTGAGATATATAAATATAAGCGACTATAAGCTGTTCGGAGGAACGGATATACGAATCGGCGGAAATCTGATCTCGTACCGTGATGAGATAACGCCGAACAAGCACGTTGAAAATGCTTTTGACGGCAAGGTGTATGTGCTGACATCGCAATACACATTCAGCTCGGCAATGGACTTTGCAATGGTGATACAGGATAACGGCATAGGAAAGGTGATAGGCGAAATGCCCGGAAATATGCCGACCGCATACGGTGACAAGCTGAGCTTTCAGCTTCCCGAATCGAAGCTCGTGCTGAGTGTATCGTACAAAAAATTCTACCGTGTGGATATAAACAAAAGTGAAGAACCGCTTATTCCCGACTGTACGGTAAATGCCGATGAGGCTTTGGAAAAGCTGGTTGAATATATAAAGTAG
- the ftsY gene encoding signal recognition particle-docking protein FtsY → MGLFEKLKNGLKNTKDALASKITGVINSFTKIDEDFFEELEETLILSDIGAVTSANICEALRKEVKATGTTDPAEVKGLLKKIIAGILEGENELILDTKPTVILVIGVNGAGKTTTIGKLAYNLKSSGKKVVVAAADTFRAAAIEQLEVWTQRAGVDIIKHSEGSDPAAVVFDAVKAGIARDADVIICDTAGRLHNKKNLMDELKKIARIVNNNAPDSRVETLLVLDATTGQNAVNQARLFKETADITGIVLTKLDGTAKGGIIIPIKEELGIPVKLVGVGEKIDDLQPFVPRDYVEALFE, encoded by the coding sequence ATGGGATTATTTGAAAAACTGAAAAACGGCTTAAAGAATACAAAAGATGCTCTTGCAAGCAAGATAACGGGAGTTATTAACTCGTTCACGAAAATTGACGAGGATTTTTTCGAGGAACTTGAAGAAACGCTTATCTTATCGGACATAGGCGCTGTGACAAGCGCAAATATCTGCGAGGCTTTAAGAAAAGAGGTAAAGGCTACAGGTACTACCGACCCTGCGGAAGTGAAGGGGCTTTTAAAGAAGATAATCGCCGGGATACTTGAGGGTGAAAACGAACTTATCCTTGATACAAAGCCGACAGTAATACTTGTTATAGGCGTAAACGGCGCAGGCAAGACTACCACTATAGGAAAACTTGCATATAACCTTAAAAGCAGCGGCAAGAAGGTTGTCGTTGCGGCGGCGGATACGTTCCGTGCGGCTGCTATCGAACAGCTTGAGGTGTGGACACAGCGTGCCGGTGTTGATATTATAAAGCACTCTGAGGGAAGCGACCCTGCGGCTGTTGTGTTTGACGCTGTAAAGGCAGGCATTGCAAGAGATGCGGACGTTATTATATGCGATACGGCAGGCAGGCTTCACAACAAGAAGAACCTTATGGACGAGCTTAAGAAGATAGCGAGAATAGTAAACAACAATGCGCCAGACAGCCGTGTTGAAACTCTGCTCGTGCTTGACGCTACAACGGGACAGAATGCGGTAAATCAGGCAAGGCTGTTCAAGGAAACGGCTGATATAACGGGTATCGTTCTTACAAAGCTTGACGGAACGGCAAAAGGTGGTATAATAATACCTATAAAAGAGGAACTTGGTATACCTGTGAAGCTGGTCGGCGTGGGAGAGAAGATAGACGATCTGCAACCGTTTGTACCACGGGATTATGTTGAAGCGCTGTTTGAATGA
- the rdgB gene encoding RdgB/HAM1 family non-canonical purine NTP pyrophosphatase: MKLIIASNNEGKIKEFKKMLTPLGYEPVSMREAGINIDIAEDGTTFSENAHIKAKTIYDMTHTPVLADDSGLSIEFLGGAPGIYSARYAGENATNEDRINKVLGELKGVDKPLRNAKFVCALYFIRDDDYEICVTGECEGFIGEEPVGENGFGYDPIFMIDDDTSMACLTDEEKNRISHRAKALEKLAAELSKK; encoded by the coding sequence ATGAAACTGATTATCGCCTCAAACAACGAGGGCAAGATAAAAGAATTCAAAAAAATGCTGACACCTCTGGGATATGAGCCTGTTTCGATGAGGGAAGCGGGAATCAATATTGATATAGCGGAGGACGGAACGACCTTCAGCGAGAACGCTCATATAAAGGCGAAGACTATATATGATATGACGCATACGCCTGTACTTGCGGACGACAGCGGACTTTCGATAGAATTCTTAGGCGGTGCGCCGGGCATCTATTCGGCAAGATACGCAGGCGAGAACGCAACGAACGAGGACAGGATAAACAAGGTACTCGGTGAACTGAAGGGCGTTGACAAGCCGCTCAGAAACGCTAAATTCGTGTGTGCCTTATACTTTATCCGTGATGACGATTATGAGATATGTGTTACGGGTGAATGCGAGGGCTTTATCGGGGAGGAGCCTGTAGGCGAAAACGGCTTCGGCTATGACCCGATATTCATGATAGACGATGATACAAGTATGGCTTGCCTTACGGACGAAGAAAAGAACAGGATAAGCCACAGGGCGAAAGCGCTTGAAAAGCTGGCGGCTGAACTTAGCAAGAAGTAA
- a CDS encoding DUF1294 domain-containing protein encodes MDIKDLPYILTAAYLIIISIIGFILPPVDKSKARKNKWRIRERTLFIVSALGGSVAMYISMRIFHHKTKHKRFMIGMPAIIVIQLGTVFAIWYFFMR; translated from the coding sequence ATGGATATAAAAGATTTACCCTATATTCTGACAGCGGCATACCTGATAATAATAAGCATAATCGGGTTTATACTGCCGCCTGTGGATAAGAGCAAAGCAAGGAAAAACAAATGGCGGATAAGGGAAAGGACGCTCTTTATCGTATCCGCACTCGGCGGCTCGGTCGCTATGTATATTTCGATGAGGATATTTCATCATAAGACAAAGCATAAGAGATTCATGATAGGGATGCCGGCAATCATCGTTATACAGCTAGGCACTGTATTTGCGATATGGTATTTCTTTATGAGATAA
- a CDS encoding YhbY family RNA-binding protein, with protein sequence MEITSRQRARLKSIASNYDTIFQIGKNAISDELIKQLSDALEARELIKIRVLENCGYSAKELAGEIGERTNSIVVQVIGTKIVLYRQNKDAKKRKIELDD encoded by the coding sequence ATGGAGATAACAAGCAGACAAAGAGCAAGGCTCAAGAGCATTGCAAGTAACTACGACACTATCTTTCAGATAGGAAAGAACGCAATATCGGACGAACTTATAAAGCAGCTTTCGGACGCACTGGAGGCAAGGGAGCTTATAAAGATAAGAGTTCTTGAAAACTGCGGATACAGTGCAAAGGAGCTTGCAGGTGAGATAGGCGAAAGGACAAACAGCATTGTTGTGCAGGTAATAGGCACTAAGATAGTTCTTTACAGGCAGAACAAGGACGCTAAGAAAAGGAAGATAGAATTAGATGATTAA
- the nadD gene encoding nicotinate (nicotinamide) nucleotide adenylyltransferase translates to MIKIGVFGGAFNPVHNGHINMVKEAFADLKLQKMLIIPTCVSPHKSNKGLIAFEDRAKMCELAFAKEIEDGKFEISDIEKRMGGTSYTINTIRELKRQYPDDAVFYLIIGGDMLFYFDKWYRYEALLGECKVVAAARENSEYSDMCEYAAEMGRIKVLNLHVTEVSSTEIREKLKNGEIITGLVPEAVEGYIKERGLYV, encoded by the coding sequence ATGATTAAGATAGGCGTATTCGGCGGTGCTTTCAACCCCGTTCACAACGGACATATAAATATGGTGAAAGAGGCTTTCGCCGACCTTAAACTTCAGAAAATGCTGATAATACCTACTTGTGTTTCACCTCACAAGAGCAACAAGGGGCTTATTGCTTTTGAGGACAGGGCTAAGATGTGTGAACTTGCCTTTGCAAAAGAAATTGAAGACGGCAAATTTGAGATAAGCGACATAGAAAAGCGTATGGGCGGTACAAGCTACACGATAAATACTATCCGTGAGCTTAAAAGACAGTACCCCGACGATGCTGTGTTCTATCTGATAATCGGCGGCGATATGCTGTTCTATTTTGACAAGTGGTATCGCTATGAGGCACTTCTGGGCGAGTGTAAGGTGGTTGCCGCCGCAAGAGAAAACAGCGAATACAGCGATATGTGTGAATATGCCGCAGAAATGGGCAGGATAAAGGTGCTGAATCTTCACGTCACTGAGGTTAGCTCTACCGAAATCAGAGAGAAACTGAAAAACGGTGAAATTATAACAGGGCTTGTACCCGAAGCGGTTGAAGGCTATATAAAGGAACGTGGTCTGTATGTGTGA